The following coding sequences lie in one Oncorhynchus kisutch isolate 150728-3 linkage group LG27, Okis_V2, whole genome shotgun sequence genomic window:
- the LOC109871863 gene encoding UDP-glucuronosyltransferase 1-6: MGVTAVVGMCLLWVCASALGQSGGRIETSGSRGGSIETRGGSIETSGSIETRGGSIETGGSIETGGSIETGGGIETGGSIDTSGGSIETGGSTETGGSIETSGGSIETSGGSIETDGSIETSGGSIATSGGSIETGGSIETSGGSIETGGSIETGGSIETGGSIETGGSIETGGSTETGGSIETSGGSIETSGGSIENGSPGRADHLTGDTSVTSDDTSSPEIVIGQTVDTGNDVTGVGAPTGSVGRLLVVPMDGSHWVGVKAIAEEMGRRGHQVTVVIPEVSMRLGPSSNCRTVSYPVPYGQETVDMLMDKHADNLRAATLPLVERMTQRMANIQNVSSFILTTAESLLFNTTLITSLEQQGFDAVLTDPLVPTGILIARRLGIPSVCLLRGIPCGLDLASAACPSPPSYVPRFFTKYTHSMSFPQRVGNVLVSLVEPLLCRLLYLRFDQLANRFLGEDVGVAEVLADTALWLLRYDFTLEFPRPLMPNMVLVGGINCHVRNPLPQELEQWVSGEHGFMVFSLGSMVASLPEDITHIFLQAFTLIPQKVLWRYSGPVPGNVPDNVKMMKWIPQNDLLAHHGARAFLTHSGTHGLYEGVCHAVPMVMLPLFGDQPDNAQRLASKGVGVVLDINHITVETLLQALDEVVNNPRYKSSVLKLSAIHKDQPVDPLELSAYWTEFVMRHKGAGHLRAAAQDLNWFQYHSLDVIGLLIVAATAVVMVTLKCLSLCVRRFTTRKIKED, from the exons atgggggtaACAGCAGTTGTTGGTATGTGCCTGTTGTGGGTATGTGCCTCAGCCctggggcagagtggtggtaggaTAGAGACTAGTGGTAGTCGTGGTGGTAGTATAGAGACTAGGGGTGGTAGTATAGAGACTAGTGGTAGTATAGAGACTAGGGGCGGTAGTATAGAGACTGGTGGTAGTATAGAGACTGGCGGTAGTATAGAGACTGGTGGTGGTATAGAGACTGGCGGTAGTATagatactagtggtggtagtatagAGACTGGTGGTAGTACAGAGACTGGTGGTAGTATAGagactagtggtggtagtatagagactagtggtggtagtatagAGACTGATGGTAGTATAGagactagtggtggtagtatagcgactagtggtggtagtatagAGACTGGTGGTAGTATAGagactagtggtggtagtatagAGACTGGTGGTAGTATAGAGACTGGTGGTAGTATAGAGACTGGTGGTAGTATAGAGACTGGTGGTAGTATAGAGACTGGTGGTAGTACAGAGACTGGTGGTAGTATAGagactagtggtggtagtatagagactagtggtggtagtatagAGAATGGTTCACCTGGTAGAGCAGACCATTTAACTGGTGATACTAGTGTAACTAGTGATGACACTAGTAGCCCTGAGATTGTAATTGGTCAAACCGTTGATACTGGTAATGATGTAACTGGCGTCGGTGCTCCGACTGGTTCCGTGGGCCGTCTGCTGGTAGTACCGATGGACGGAAGCCACTGGGTGGGGGTTAAGGCCATCGCCGAGGAGATGGGTCGCCGTGGACACCAGGTTACCGTGGTGATCCCCGAGGTGAGCATGCGTCTGGGCCCCAGCAGCAACTGCAGGACTGTGTCATATCCTGTCCCCTACGGCCAGGAGACAGTGGACATGCTGATGGACAAGCATGCAGATAACCTGCGTGCTGCCACACTGCCCCTAGTGGAGCGGATGACTCAACGCATGGCTAATATCCAGAATGTCAGCTCCTTCATACTGACTACTGCTGAGAGTCTGCTGTTCAACACCACACTAATCACATCTCTGGAACAGCAG ggtttTGATGCGGTGTTGACCGACCCGCTGGTCCCTACAGGCATTCTGATAGCCAGGCGTCTGGGCATTCCGTCTGTGTGTCTGCTCAGAGGGATCCCCTGTGGTCTGGACCTGGCCTCAGCCGcctgcccctctcctccatcttacGTTCCACGCTTCTTCACCAAATACACACATAGCATGAGCTTTCCACAAAGGGTGGGCAATGTACTG GTGAGTCTGGTGGAGCCGTTGCTATGCCGACTGCTGTACTTGCGCTTCGACCAGCTGGCCAATCGCTTCCTGGGAGAGGATGTGGGTGTGGCCGAGGTACTGGCAGACACCGCCCTCTGGTTGCTAAG GTATGACTTTACGCTGGAGTTTCCTCGCCCCCTCATGCCTAATATGGTGCTGGTGGGAGGGATCAACTGCCATGTCAGGAACCCTCTGCCACAG gagctggAGCAGTGGGTGTCAGGGGAACATGGCTTCATGGTGTTCTCTCTGGGCTCCATGGTGGCGTCTCTACCAGAAGACATCACTCACATCTTCCTACAGGCCTTCACCCTCATACCACAGAAG gtcctGTGGCGGTACTCTGGGCCTGTTCCTGGCAACGTTCCAGACAACGTGAAGATGATGAAGTGGATCCCTCAGAATGATCTGCTGG cTCACCATGGTGCACGGGCCTTCCTGACCCACAGCGGGACCCATGGTCTGTACGAGGGGGTGTGTCACGCCGTTCCCATGGTGATGCTGCCACTGTTTGGCGACCAACCTGACAATGCTCAGCGATTGGCCAGTAAGGGAGTAGGCGTGGTCCTGGATATTAACCATATCACAGTGGAAACACTGCTACAGGCGCTGGACGAGGTTGTCAACAACCCCAG GTATAAGTCCAGTGTGCTGAAGCTCTCAGCCATTCACAAGGACCAACCAGTGGACCCCCTGGAGCTCTCTGCCTATTGGACAGAGTTTGTGATGCGCCACAAAGGGGCGGGCCACCTGAGAGCCGCCGCCCAAGACCTCAACTGGTTCCAGTACCACAGCTTGGATGTGATTGGCCTGTTGATCGTCGCGGCGACGGCCGTTGTCATGGTGACGTTAAAGTGCTTATCGCTGTGCGTGCGGAGGTTCACAACCAGGAAGATTAAGGAGGACTGA